Proteins from one Nakamurella multipartita DSM 44233 genomic window:
- a CDS encoding DMT family transporter — protein MAWVILIVSGLLEAGWALSLKASDGLSKLWPSVAFVVLLVASMAGLMVALKTLPVGPAYAVWVGIGAVVTAVVGMIAFKDPVNALTIGSIVLIIAGVVGLQVAGAGH, from the coding sequence ATGGCATGGGTGATCCTGATCGTGTCCGGGCTGCTGGAAGCCGGCTGGGCGCTGTCGCTCAAGGCGTCCGACGGGCTGTCCAAGCTCTGGCCGTCGGTGGCGTTCGTCGTGCTGCTGGTGGCCTCGATGGCCGGGCTGATGGTCGCCCTCAAGACGCTGCCGGTCGGCCCGGCCTACGCCGTCTGGGTCGGCATCGGCGCCGTCGTCACCGCCGTGGTCGGCATGATCGCCTTCAAGGACCCGGTCAACGCGCTGACCATTGGCTCGATCGTGCTGATCATCGCCGGCGTGGTTGGCCTGCAGGTCGCCGGCGCCGGGCACTGA
- a CDS encoding HutD/Ves family protein, which produces MNTCAGPVIRYQDVPDSPWRNGRGRTREIRRGDGWRLSIATIAAAGEFSRFPEIDRIFVVARGELELTVGGVTDRLTAGQVRSFAGEVPVTAAPLAGPVVAVNVMTDRGRGRADVSVDRICGAVPPAAAMVVLTGSVIVPDGARLGPLDTLAPVAAGSARAEAALVVLITGVDTDQRGARR; this is translated from the coding sequence ATGAACACCTGCGCCGGCCCGGTCATCCGGTACCAGGACGTGCCGGACTCGCCGTGGCGCAACGGGAGGGGACGCACCCGGGAGATCCGCCGGGGCGACGGGTGGCGGCTGAGCATCGCCACCATCGCCGCGGCCGGCGAATTCTCCCGGTTCCCCGAGATCGACCGGATTTTCGTGGTCGCCCGAGGTGAGCTCGAGCTGACCGTGGGCGGGGTCACCGACCGGCTCACCGCCGGCCAGGTGAGGTCCTTTGCCGGTGAGGTCCCGGTGACGGCCGCGCCGCTGGCCGGCCCGGTCGTCGCGGTGAACGTGATGACCGACCGCGGCCGGGGCCGCGCCGACGTGAGCGTCGACCGGATCTGCGGTGCCGTCCCGCCGGCCGCGGCGATGGTGGTGCTGACCGGGTCGGTCATCGTGCCCGACGGCGCCCGCCTGGGCCCGCTGGACACGCTGGCGCCGGTGGCCGCCGGGAGCGCCCGCGCCGAGGCTGCGCTGGTCGTCCTGATCACCGGGGTCGACACCGATCAGCGCGGCGCCCGGCGGTGA
- a CDS encoding phosphoribosylaminoimidazolesuccinocarboxamide synthase has protein sequence MPTLEDYRHLSTGKVRDLYEVDDELLLMVASDRISAYDYVLPTPIPDKGRVLTAMSVFWFELLGDVVPNHVVSYDDPRIPDEVRGRALLVRKLQMLPVECVARGYLTGSGLTDYQRTGEVCGIALPPGLTEASMLPEPIFTPASKAEQGEHDENVSFDEVARTIGAPLAEKLRELSITLYERAAAHALTRSMLVADTKLEFGLLGDTIVLGDELVTPDSSRFWPSFGYRVGQVQPSFDKQYVRDWLTSPESGWDRHSGEQPPPLPDNVVGATRSRYIEAYQLISGRPFSSWIH, from the coding sequence GTGCCCACTCTTGAGGATTACCGCCACCTGTCGACGGGCAAGGTCCGTGACTTGTACGAGGTCGACGACGAGCTGCTGCTGATGGTCGCCTCCGACCGGATCAGCGCCTACGACTACGTGCTGCCCACGCCCATCCCGGACAAGGGCCGGGTGCTCACGGCGATGAGCGTGTTCTGGTTCGAGCTGCTGGGCGACGTCGTGCCCAACCATGTGGTTTCCTACGACGACCCGCGCATTCCCGACGAGGTCCGCGGCCGCGCGCTGCTGGTCCGCAAGCTGCAGATGCTGCCGGTGGAGTGCGTGGCCCGCGGCTACCTGACCGGGTCCGGGCTGACCGACTACCAGCGCACCGGCGAGGTCTGCGGGATCGCGCTGCCGCCGGGCCTGACCGAGGCCTCGATGCTGCCCGAGCCGATCTTCACCCCGGCCAGCAAGGCCGAGCAGGGCGAGCACGACGAGAACGTCTCGTTCGACGAGGTGGCCAGGACCATCGGCGCCCCGCTGGCCGAGAAGCTGCGCGAGCTGAGCATCACCCTGTACGAGCGGGCCGCCGCGCACGCGCTGACCCGCAGCATGCTCGTCGCCGACACCAAGCTGGAGTTCGGCCTGCTGGGCGACACGATCGTGCTCGGCGACGAGCTGGTCACTCCCGACTCGTCCCGGTTCTGGCCCAGCTTCGGCTACCGGGTCGGCCAGGTGCAGCCCTCGTTCGACAAGCAGTACGTGCGGGACTGGCTGACCTCGCCCGAGTCCGGCTGGGACCGTCACTCCGGCGAGCAGCCGCCACCGTTGCCGGACAACGTCGTCGGCGCCACCCGGTCCCGCTACATCGAGGCCTACCAGCTGATCTCGGGCCGCCCGTTCAGCAGCTGGATCCACTGA
- a CDS encoding MmcQ/YjbR family DNA-binding protein has translation MADRRARVSDVHQLAAGMPHVTVYPGTEDRPVYQVGGKSFVFFRTPRPDARDPDTGEKYDDVIVFWVDGEQDKQALLQSGPPYFTTAHFNGHPSVLIRQSELGRLSLTELTELVQDAWLSRASKTRARAWLAEHPT, from the coding sequence ATGGCCGACCGTCGCGCCCGGGTGTCCGACGTGCATCAGCTCGCCGCCGGGATGCCGCATGTGACCGTCTATCCGGGCACCGAGGACCGACCGGTCTACCAGGTCGGCGGCAAGAGCTTCGTGTTCTTCCGGACGCCGCGGCCGGACGCCCGTGACCCGGACACCGGGGAGAAGTACGACGACGTCATCGTGTTCTGGGTGGACGGCGAGCAGGACAAGCAGGCGCTGCTGCAGTCCGGCCCGCCCTACTTCACCACTGCGCACTTCAACGGCCACCCGTCGGTGTTGATCCGGCAGAGCGAGCTGGGCCGGCTGTCGCTGACCGAGCTGACCGAGCTGGTGCAGGACGCCTGGCTGAGCCGGGCCTCCAAGACCCGGGCCCGGGCCTGGCTGGCCGAGCACCCGACCTGA
- a CDS encoding alpha/beta fold hydrolase, with protein MISSMFEGFAELDVRVNGVRLRGRVGGDPARPPLLLVHGFPESHLIWHRMAPSLARDFFVVAPDLRGYGDSERPPATADHASYSKREMARDCVALLEHLGHDRFAVVGHDRGARVTARLAADHPDRVTRAMLLDIAPTLDMYEGTTREFATAYWHWFFLIRPAPLPEELIGAQPRLFVEQLMGSGSAGLDPFPPEVLDRYVDAMTGPDRAFGMCEDYRAAATIDLAHDRADRAAGRRIAVPLRVLWGARGIVHRLFDPLALWRGVADDVTGRSVDCGHYLPEELPDEIELEIRTFLG; from the coding sequence ATGATCAGCTCCATGTTCGAGGGCTTCGCGGAGTTGGACGTCCGGGTCAACGGGGTGCGGTTGCGCGGCCGGGTCGGCGGGGACCCGGCCCGGCCGCCGCTGTTGCTGGTGCACGGCTTCCCCGAGTCGCACCTGATCTGGCACCGGATGGCGCCCTCGCTGGCCCGCGACTTCTTCGTCGTCGCGCCCGACCTACGGGGCTACGGCGATTCGGAGCGGCCGCCGGCCACCGCCGACCACGCGTCCTACAGCAAGCGAGAGATGGCCCGCGACTGCGTGGCCCTGCTGGAGCATCTCGGCCACGACCGGTTCGCGGTGGTCGGGCACGACCGCGGCGCCCGGGTGACCGCCCGGCTGGCCGCCGACCACCCGGACCGGGTCACCCGGGCGATGCTGCTGGACATCGCGCCCACCCTGGACATGTACGAGGGCACGACCCGCGAGTTCGCCACCGCCTACTGGCACTGGTTCTTCCTGATCCGGCCGGCGCCGCTGCCGGAGGAGCTGATCGGGGCGCAGCCGCGGCTGTTCGTGGAGCAGCTGATGGGTAGCGGATCGGCCGGCCTGGACCCGTTCCCGCCGGAGGTGCTCGACCGGTACGTCGACGCGATGACCGGGCCGGACCGGGCCTTCGGCATGTGCGAGGACTACCGCGCGGCCGCCACCATCGACCTGGCGCACGACCGGGCCGACCGCGCGGCCGGCCGGCGGATCGCCGTGCCGCTGCGGGTGCTCTGGGGTGCGCGAGGCATCGTGCACCGGCTGTTCGACCCGCTGGCGTTGTGGCGCGGCGTCGCCGACGACGTCACCGGCCGATCGGTCGATTGCGGTCACTACCTGCCCGAGGAGCTGCCCGACGAGATCGAGCTGGAGATCCGCACCTTCCTGGGCTGA
- a CDS encoding M3 family metallopeptidase — protein MYDVAEPSTLPFQLPPFPQIRTDDLEPAFLAAMAEHQAQVRAIADNVQEPTLANTIVELERAGTRLVRVSSTFFNLTGTCSTEALRAVEARVVPALTAHYDRIRLDPALFARIDAIARAEAAAPTLTGEDAQLLRRYHLDFVLAGAGLDEQGRRRLAELNEQLSTLTTRFGQNLLQATEAAVVVVDDVAELDGLSPDAIAAAAAAAADRGLTGKYVISLVLPTGQPLLKVLRNRDVRRRLFEASVHRAEGGEHDNRPLVLQIATLRARRAQLLGFATHADATVADQTVGSLAAMDEFLGRLVGPAVANARAEAELLAAAAAADGVDKLAPWDWAYYSERIYTERYQVDTAALRPYFELERVLTDGVFAAARGLFGIELVPRTDLVGYHPEVRIWEVRDAHGEPIGLFLGDYFAREGKRGGAWMSSFVDQNELMGTPPVIVNVLNIPHPAAGEPALLTLDELRTLFHEFGHALHGLLSRVRYPRFSGTNVPRDFVEYPSQVNEMWIFWPEVMAGYARHVHTGEPLAAAVVDSIRAAQLWGEGFATVEYLAATLLDQAWHRLGPDDVVPDVVEFERAALAAAGIDLALVPPRYRSTYFQHIFDGGYSAGYYSYIWSEVLDADTVDMITENGGLTRANGDHLRATLLSVGGSVPALDAFRALRGRDARIEPLLRRRGLDRTG, from the coding sequence ATGTACGACGTCGCCGAGCCGTCCACCCTCCCGTTCCAGCTGCCGCCGTTTCCCCAGATCCGGACCGACGATCTCGAACCGGCCTTCCTGGCCGCGATGGCCGAGCACCAGGCGCAGGTTCGGGCGATCGCCGACAACGTGCAGGAGCCGACCCTTGCGAACACGATCGTGGAGCTGGAGCGGGCCGGTACCCGGCTCGTGCGGGTGTCGAGCACGTTTTTCAATCTCACCGGCACCTGCTCGACCGAGGCGTTGCGCGCGGTCGAGGCGCGGGTGGTGCCCGCGCTGACGGCGCACTACGACCGGATCCGCCTGGATCCGGCGTTGTTCGCCCGGATCGATGCGATTGCCCGGGCCGAGGCGGCCGCACCCACGCTGACCGGCGAGGACGCCCAGCTGCTGCGCCGCTACCACCTGGACTTCGTGCTGGCCGGCGCCGGGCTGGACGAGCAGGGGCGTCGCCGGCTGGCCGAGCTCAACGAGCAGCTGTCGACGCTGACCACCCGGTTCGGGCAGAACCTGCTGCAGGCGACCGAGGCCGCGGTGGTCGTGGTCGACGACGTCGCCGAGCTGGACGGCCTGTCCCCGGACGCGATCGCCGCGGCCGCGGCGGCCGCCGCCGACCGGGGGCTGACCGGCAAGTACGTCATCTCCCTGGTGCTGCCCACCGGCCAGCCGCTGCTCAAGGTGCTGCGCAACCGGGACGTGCGCCGCCGGCTGTTCGAGGCGTCGGTGCACCGGGCCGAGGGCGGCGAGCACGACAACCGGCCGCTGGTGCTGCAGATCGCGACGCTGCGGGCCCGGCGGGCGCAGCTGCTCGGATTCGCCACCCACGCCGACGCGACCGTCGCCGACCAGACCGTCGGGTCACTGGCCGCGATGGACGAGTTCCTGGGCCGGCTGGTCGGACCGGCGGTGGCCAACGCGCGGGCCGAGGCCGAGCTGCTGGCGGCGGCGGCCGCCGCGGACGGCGTCGACAAGCTGGCCCCGTGGGACTGGGCCTACTACAGCGAGCGGATCTACACCGAGCGCTACCAGGTCGACACCGCCGCGCTGCGCCCGTATTTCGAGCTGGAACGGGTGCTCACCGACGGGGTGTTCGCGGCCGCCCGCGGCCTGTTCGGCATCGAGCTGGTGCCGCGGACCGACCTGGTCGGCTACCACCCGGAGGTGCGGATCTGGGAGGTCCGGGACGCCCACGGCGAGCCGATCGGGCTGTTCCTGGGCGACTACTTCGCCCGGGAGGGCAAGCGCGGCGGCGCCTGGATGAGCTCATTCGTCGACCAGAACGAGCTGATGGGCACCCCGCCGGTGATCGTCAACGTGCTCAACATCCCGCACCCGGCGGCCGGCGAACCGGCCCTGCTCACGCTGGACGAGCTGCGCACGTTGTTCCACGAGTTCGGGCACGCGCTGCACGGGTTGCTCTCCCGGGTCCGCTACCCGCGCTTCTCCGGGACGAACGTGCCTCGCGACTTCGTCGAGTACCCCAGCCAGGTCAACGAGATGTGGATCTTCTGGCCGGAGGTGATGGCCGGGTACGCCCGGCACGTGCACACCGGGGAGCCGCTGGCCGCGGCGGTGGTGGACTCGATCCGGGCCGCCCAGCTGTGGGGCGAGGGGTTCGCCACGGTGGAGTACCTGGCCGCGACGCTGCTGGACCAGGCCTGGCACCGCCTCGGGCCCGACGACGTGGTGCCGGACGTGGTCGAGTTCGAACGGGCCGCGCTGGCCGCCGCCGGGATCGACCTGGCCCTGGTCCCCCCGCGCTACCGCAGCACCTATTTCCAGCACATCTTCGACGGCGGGTACTCGGCCGGCTACTACTCCTACATCTGGTCGGAGGTGCTGGACGCCGACACCGTCGACATGATCACCGAGAACGGCGGCCTGACCCGGGCCAACGGCGACCACCTGCGGGCCACCCTGCTCTCGGTCGGCGGGTCGGTGCCTGCGCTGGATGCCTTCCGGGCGCTGCGCGGTCGGGACGCCCGGATCGAACCGCTGCTGCGCCGTCGCGGGCTGGACCGGACGGGCTGA
- a CDS encoding Acg family FMN-binding oxidoreductase, which translates to MGTDMFTEVFATSRGAALDPWDAAAGAPGIVGMIAAAVLAPSPHNTQPWRFTAGPSWLDVYADVDRVMPTVDPYRRERTIALGAAVENAVVAAPAKGLRPTVTLLPHGPDSDLVARIDVTADHVELTPMAEAIAQRHTNRGPYRSDPVAPELLAELAALAEDGTSVRWVTEDGARCTLGDLLVDAAQAVVDDDAMSRDGYAWFRSTTAQADAHRDGLTVDGQGLAAPVRAVAKLVPPLTSRSITDANWVKQTRSVHTRTAAAYGIVLVDDPYRRADQLAGGRLAERIHLAATTHQLALQHMNQITERMDRDRHRGRPNKFQVRLSRVLGADAHRALCLFRVGWPVRPGKPTPRRAAHQVLTRES; encoded by the coding sequence ATGGGTACCGACATGTTCACCGAAGTCTTCGCGACATCGCGCGGGGCCGCGTTGGATCCCTGGGACGCGGCGGCCGGTGCGCCGGGCATCGTCGGGATGATCGCGGCGGCCGTGCTGGCGCCCAGCCCGCACAACACGCAGCCGTGGCGGTTCACCGCGGGCCCGTCCTGGCTGGACGTCTACGCCGACGTCGACCGGGTGATGCCGACCGTCGATCCCTACCGGCGGGAGCGGACCATCGCGCTGGGTGCGGCCGTCGAGAACGCGGTCGTCGCGGCGCCGGCCAAGGGGCTGCGGCCGACCGTCACCCTGTTGCCCCACGGGCCGGACTCCGATCTGGTCGCCCGGATCGACGTCACCGCCGATCACGTCGAGCTGACCCCGATGGCCGAGGCGATCGCCCAGCGGCACACCAACCGCGGTCCCTACCGGTCCGACCCGGTCGCCCCCGAGTTGCTGGCCGAGCTGGCCGCGCTGGCCGAGGACGGCACGAGCGTGCGCTGGGTGACCGAGGACGGCGCCCGGTGCACGCTCGGCGACCTGCTGGTCGACGCCGCGCAGGCCGTCGTCGACGACGACGCGATGTCTCGCGACGGGTACGCCTGGTTCCGCTCGACCACCGCCCAGGCCGACGCGCACCGGGACGGGCTGACCGTGGACGGGCAGGGGCTGGCCGCCCCGGTGCGGGCGGTGGCCAAGCTGGTGCCCCCGCTGACCAGCCGGTCGATCACCGACGCCAACTGGGTCAAGCAGACCCGCTCCGTGCACACCAGGACGGCCGCGGCCTACGGCATCGTCCTGGTCGACGATCCGTACCGGCGCGCGGACCAGCTGGCCGGCGGCCGGTTGGCGGAGCGGATCCACCTCGCGGCGACCACCCATCAGCTGGCCCTGCAGCACATGAACCAGATCACCGAACGGATGGACCGCGACCGTCACCGGGGCCGGCCGAACAAGTTCCAAGTTCGGCTGTCCCGGGTGCTGGGGGCCGACGCGCATCGGGCGTTGTGCCTGTTCCGGGTGGGTTGGCCGGTCCGGCCGGGCAAGCCGACGCCGCGACGGGCGGCGCATCAGGTGCTCACCCGCGAGTCGTGA
- a CDS encoding ammonium transporter, which produces MDTGSTAWILASSMAVSLMIPGLALFYGGMTAARSTLNMMMMVLGSVAVTGVIWVLFGYSAVFGTSLGSLGLLGHPFEYLGLGQLMAPTPDATLPPILVAAFQALFAAITVALIAGAVADRMKFGAWMVFAGLWVTLVYLPVAHWVFAFDAPDGSVVGGWIANTLGAIDFAGGTAVHINAGIAGLAVVLVLGRRLGWPHAPRPHNLPATVLGAGILWFGWFGFNGGSALAAGTAASVVFLNTFAAACTALLAWLVVEKFRDGHATTLGAASGLIAGLVAITPSCGAVSPVGALIIGVVAGTVCPFAIGLKRRFGYDDALDVVGVHLVGGILGTLLIGLLATDAAPNGRSGLFYGGGWELLGVQAVAAGAVIAYSFVVTSIIALVLHKTIGLRVSPDHEQQGLDLAVHGETAYDLGAAAAGDEETAPLGAHHRRVADAPVS; this is translated from the coding sequence ATGGACACCGGAAGTACAGCGTGGATCTTGGCCAGCTCGATGGCCGTCAGCTTGATGATCCCCGGCCTGGCCCTGTTCTACGGCGGCATGACCGCGGCCCGCAGCACCCTGAACATGATGATGATGGTGCTGGGCTCGGTGGCCGTCACCGGCGTCATCTGGGTGCTCTTCGGTTACTCGGCCGTCTTCGGCACCTCGCTGGGATCCCTTGGGCTGCTGGGTCATCCGTTCGAATATCTCGGCCTCGGCCAGCTGATGGCGCCGACCCCGGACGCCACCCTGCCGCCGATCCTGGTCGCCGCCTTCCAGGCGTTGTTCGCGGCCATCACGGTGGCGCTGATCGCCGGCGCGGTCGCCGACCGGATGAAGTTCGGCGCCTGGATGGTCTTCGCCGGCCTGTGGGTCACCCTGGTCTACCTGCCCGTCGCGCACTGGGTGTTCGCGTTCGACGCCCCGGACGGCTCGGTGGTCGGCGGGTGGATCGCGAACACCCTGGGGGCCATCGACTTCGCCGGCGGGACGGCCGTGCACATCAACGCCGGCATCGCCGGTCTGGCCGTCGTCCTGGTGCTCGGTCGCCGGCTGGGCTGGCCGCACGCGCCCCGGCCGCACAACCTGCCGGCCACGGTGCTCGGGGCCGGCATCCTGTGGTTCGGCTGGTTCGGCTTCAACGGCGGCTCCGCGCTGGCCGCCGGGACGGCGGCGTCGGTGGTCTTCCTGAACACCTTCGCGGCCGCCTGCACGGCCCTGCTGGCCTGGCTCGTGGTGGAGAAGTTCCGCGACGGGCACGCCACCACCCTGGGCGCGGCGTCCGGCCTCATCGCCGGCCTGGTGGCCATCACCCCGTCCTGCGGCGCGGTGTCCCCGGTCGGCGCCCTGATCATCGGGGTGGTGGCCGGCACGGTGTGCCCGTTCGCCATCGGCCTCAAGCGGCGTTTCGGCTACGACGACGCGCTGGACGTGGTCGGGGTGCACCTGGTCGGCGGCATCCTGGGCACCCTGCTCATCGGCCTGCTGGCCACCGACGCCGCCCCCAACGGCCGGTCCGGGCTGTTCTACGGCGGCGGCTGGGAGCTGCTCGGGGTGCAGGCGGTGGCCGCCGGCGCCGTCATCGCCTACTCCTTCGTCGTAACCTCGATCATCGCGCTGGTGCTGCACAAGACCATCGGGCTGCGGGTGAGCCCGGACCACGAGCAGCAGGGCCTGGACCTGGCCGTGCACGGGGAGACCGCCTACGACCTGGGGGCGGCGGCCGCCGGGGACGAGGAGACGGCTCCGCTGGGCGCTCATCACCGGCGGGTCGCCGACGCGCCGGTGAGCTGA